A DNA window from Aureibaculum sp. 2308TA14-22 contains the following coding sequences:
- the odhB gene encoding 2-oxoglutarate dehydrogenase complex dihydrolipoyllysine-residue succinyltransferase has translation MVLEMKVPSPGESITEVEIATWLVEDGDYVEKDQAIAEVDSDKATLELPAEESGIITLKAEEGDAVAVGAVVCHIDTSAKKPSGTGSKKEEAKETPAKKEEKPTETKKQETYASGTASPAAKKILAEKGIDANTIKGTGKDGRITKNDAVNATPSMGTPTTGGARGSERKKLSMLRRKVAERLVSVKNETAMLTTFNEVDMQPIFDLRKTYKEDFKAKHGVGLGFMSFFTKAVVRALQMYPDVNSMIDGDFKVSYDFQDISIAVSGPKGLMVPVIRNAENLTFRGVEAEVKRLAIRAREGEITVDEMTGGTFTITNGGVFGSMLSTPIINPPQSAILGMHNIVERPVAINGAVTIRPIMYVALSYDHRIIDGKESVGFLVAVKEALENPEELLMDNNAKKALEM, from the coding sequence ATGGTTTTAGAAATGAAAGTCCCTTCACCGGGCGAATCGATTACAGAAGTAGAAATTGCAACTTGGTTGGTTGAAGATGGTGATTATGTAGAAAAGGATCAAGCAATTGCTGAGGTCGATTCTGATAAAGCAACACTTGAGTTACCGGCTGAAGAAAGCGGCATAATAACACTAAAAGCAGAAGAAGGCGATGCTGTTGCCGTTGGTGCAGTTGTCTGTCATATTGATACCAGTGCAAAAAAACCGAGCGGTACAGGTTCAAAAAAGGAAGAAGCCAAAGAAACTCCCGCTAAAAAAGAAGAAAAACCAACTGAAACTAAAAAGCAAGAAACTTATGCAAGTGGAACAGCTTCTCCTGCAGCAAAAAAGATTTTAGCAGAAAAAGGTATTGATGCAAATACTATAAAGGGTACAGGTAAAGATGGTAGAATTACCAAAAACGATGCTGTAAATGCTACACCAAGTATGGGTACACCAACAACTGGAGGAGCAAGGGGTTCTGAGCGAAAAAAACTATCTATGCTTCGTAGAAAAGTTGCAGAGCGTTTGGTATCCGTTAAAAACGAAACCGCCATGCTCACTACTTTTAACGAGGTAGATATGCAACCGATATTCGATTTACGTAAGACTTATAAAGAAGATTTTAAAGCCAAACACGGTGTTGGTTTAGGTTTTATGAGTTTTTTCACTAAAGCTGTAGTACGAGCCTTACAAATGTATCCTGATGTAAATTCAATGATTGACGGAGATTTTAAAGTTTCCTATGATTTTCAAGATATATCTATTGCGGTTTCGGGTCCAAAAGGATTGATGGTTCCAGTAATCAGAAATGCAGAAAATCTAACTTTTAGGGGTGTTGAGGCTGAAGTTAAACGTTTGGCAATACGGGCTCGGGAAGGTGAAATTACTGTTGATGAAATGACAGGAGGTACGTTTACCATCACCAATGGCGGTGTATTTGGGTCAATGTTGTCTACTCCAATTATAAATCCACCACAGAGTGCTATTTTAGGGATGCACAATATTGTGGAACGTCCCGTAGCTATAAACGGAGCGGTTACCATAAGGCCTATTATGTACGTGGCATTATCATACGACCATAGAATTATTGATGGTAAAGAGTCAGTAGGGTTTTTAGTTGCGGTTAAAGAAGCATTAGAAAATCCTGAAGAGCTATTAATGGACAATAATGCTAAAAAAGCATTGGAAATGTAA
- a CDS encoding NAD(P)/FAD-dependent oxidoreductase: MQVDYIIVGLGLAGLAFAEVLAQYDKSFIVYEDCSQNSSRVAGGVYNPVILKRFTPVWDAFDQLDLAIPFYMKLEKKLNIQIDYPLEIDRIFTSVEEQNNWFNACDKPFFSDYMIPKIIKNDNQRINAPFGLGRITNTGKIDTRALLNTYTNFLQQKEQLINERFNYDQINFDNNSLTYKGITAKRILFCEGYGVVKNPFFAAIPLKEAKGELLTIHSPNLNIKSIIKSSVFIMPLGDNNYKVGATFNWEDKTMNPTSEAREELENKLQKIINVPYKVIDHHAGIRPTVKDRRPILGKHPIHSQLAILNGLGTRGVMLAPKMAYQLYNHLENNQDLSNEVDISRFG, translated from the coding sequence ATGCAGGTAGATTATATAATTGTAGGTTTAGGTTTGGCAGGTTTAGCTTTTGCGGAAGTATTGGCACAGTATGACAAATCATTTATTGTTTATGAGGATTGTTCTCAGAATTCTTCTCGCGTAGCTGGTGGTGTTTATAACCCCGTAATTCTAAAACGTTTTACACCTGTTTGGGATGCTTTTGATCAGTTAGACCTTGCTATTCCCTTTTACATGAAGTTAGAAAAAAAATTAAATATTCAAATTGACTACCCGCTAGAAATTGATAGAATTTTCACTTCAGTTGAAGAGCAAAACAATTGGTTTAATGCCTGCGACAAGCCATTTTTTAGCGATTATATGATTCCAAAAATTATTAAAAATGACAATCAAAGGATTAATGCCCCGTTTGGATTAGGACGCATCACAAATACTGGTAAAATTGACACTAGAGCTTTACTTAATACATACACAAATTTCTTGCAACAGAAAGAGCAATTAATAAACGAGCGTTTTAATTACGACCAAATTAATTTTGATAATAATTCGTTAACTTACAAAGGTATAACAGCCAAAAGAATCCTTTTTTGCGAAGGGTATGGAGTAGTAAAAAATCCTTTCTTTGCAGCTATTCCGTTAAAAGAAGCTAAAGGGGAACTGCTAACTATCCACTCCCCTAACCTCAATATTAAATCTATTATTAAATCATCAGTATTTATTATGCCTTTAGGAGATAATAACTACAAAGTTGGAGCTACTTTTAATTGGGAAGACAAAACGATGAATCCTACAAGTGAAGCCAGAGAAGAACTTGAAAACAAATTACAAAAAATTATAAATGTGCCTTACAAAGTGATTGACCATCATGCAGGAATTAGGCCCACTGTAAAAGACCGGCGACCAATTTTAGGGAAACATCCTATTCATTCTCAACTTGCCATTTTAAATGGATTAGGCACTAGAGGCGTGATGTTAGCTCCTAAAATGGCATATCAACTGTATAATCATTTAGAAAACAACCAAGATTTGTCTAATGAGGTTGATATTTCAAGGTTTGGTTAA
- a CDS encoding GIY-YIG nuclease family protein has product MKPCVYIIYSIQLDKFYIGETSDLNKRLEEHKNKFYENSYTSKASDWKLFLKIDCEITTQAIKVERHIKNMKSKIYIHNLKKYPEIADKLKEKYLY; this is encoded by the coding sequence ATGAAACCATGTGTTTATATTATTTATTCTATACAATTAGATAAGTTTTATATAGGAGAAACTTCAGATCTCAATAAGAGACTTGAAGAGCATAAAAATAAATTTTATGAAAATTCTTACACATCTAAAGCAAGTGATTGGAAACTTTTTCTAAAAATAGATTGTGAAATAACAACACAAGCTATAAAAGTAGAAAGACACATTAAAAATATGAAGAGTAAAATTTACATTCATAATCTTAAAAAATATCCAGAAATTGCTGATAAATTAAAGGAAAAATATTTATATTAA
- a CDS encoding alkaline phosphatase, producing MTNISKTHKKIKLLSLLALILIITACTSKKVTNNHKVKPPQENKPMNIILMIGDGMGLSQVSSSYFTKKTEPNFSRFPTIGLIKTSSASHLITDSASGATAFSAGEKTYNGAIGVNMDTIPVKNIVEYLSEKEYATGVISTSSITHATPASFFAHVKSRGLAEDIASELPGSEVDFFAGGGKKWFFHRKDGISLQNEFAKNGFTVDTLNLEKNQTLSKNKKYGFLLAKDGMPKMSEGRGDFLLDATTLGINYLNNNEAKGKNGFFLMIEGSQIDWGGHANDEDYIQKEVLDFDKVIGNVLDFAEADGNTLVVVTADHETGGYTLASDNGNYNKIKGSFSTGGHSATLIPVFVYGPGEKSFSGIYENTEIFTKIMEIVNGEK from the coding sequence ATGACTAATATCTCTAAAACTCATAAGAAGATTAAACTTCTCTCACTGTTAGCTCTGATTCTAATAATTACCGCTTGTACTTCAAAAAAAGTAACTAACAACCATAAGGTTAAACCACCTCAAGAAAATAAACCGATGAATATTATTCTTATGATTGGTGACGGAATGGGTTTATCACAAGTTTCCAGTAGCTACTTTACAAAAAAAACAGAGCCAAATTTTAGCCGTTTTCCAACTATTGGACTCATAAAAACATCTTCAGCCAGCCATCTCATTACTGATTCTGCTTCTGGGGCAACAGCATTTTCTGCTGGTGAGAAAACATATAATGGTGCAATTGGTGTAAATATGGATACCATACCTGTAAAAAATATTGTAGAATACCTTTCTGAAAAAGAATATGCAACGGGTGTAATTTCTACATCATCAATAACACATGCCACGCCCGCAAGTTTTTTTGCTCATGTAAAATCTAGAGGCCTTGCCGAAGATATAGCGAGTGAATTACCTGGATCTGAAGTTGATTTTTTTGCCGGAGGCGGCAAAAAGTGGTTCTTTCATCGTAAAGATGGAATATCACTCCAAAATGAATTTGCAAAAAATGGTTTTACAGTAGATACTTTGAACCTTGAAAAAAATCAAACGTTATCAAAAAATAAAAAATACGGATTTTTGTTGGCAAAAGATGGTATGCCGAAAATGAGTGAAGGAAGAGGAGATTTTTTATTAGATGCTACAACATTAGGAATTAATTATTTAAATAATAATGAAGCCAAAGGTAAAAATGGATTTTTCCTAATGATTGAAGGTTCGCAAATAGATTGGGGAGGACATGCAAATGATGAAGACTATATTCAAAAAGAAGTATTAGATTTTGACAAAGTTATTGGGAATGTGTTGGATTTTGCCGAAGCGGACGGTAATACCTTAGTTGTTGTAACTGCCGACCATGAAACGGGTGGTTATACCCTAGCGTCTGACAACGGAAACTATAATAAGATAAAAGGTTCTTTTTCAACTGGTGGGCATTCTGCTACTTTAATTCCCGTTTTTGTATATGGTCCAGGTGAAAAAAGCTTTTCTGGTATTTATGAAAATACTGAAATTTTTACCAAAATAATGGAGATAGTTAATGGTGAAAAATAA
- the porN gene encoding type IX secretion system ring subunit PorN/GldN: MNWRGFLVVCVVVLATNSINAQANLLNAKIPEEIGMKTAEQLAADNDGPLPYGYIDDRDILWSKVVWEYVDLNEKINLPFYYPIDTNNISSSRRSLYDTLLRGIKSGEIADVYDDSYFENKLTFKEIEGRLSRIDTSDAGYELLNQGESITDEYVDRIDLTSGDISGLKIKGVWYFDKRQGELKYRLLGIAPVAPDVNFMGTGESSMEELVELFWVWYPGAREITHEMKVFNNKNSAFPLSYDHLLNARRFVASIYREENIYGNRDVAEYIKGNALFQVLEADRLKEDIRNKELDMWNY, from the coding sequence ATGAATTGGAGAGGTTTTTTAGTAGTGTGTGTTGTGGTCTTGGCAACAAACTCAATAAACGCACAAGCTAACTTGTTAAATGCAAAGATTCCTGAAGAAATTGGGATGAAAACAGCAGAGCAATTAGCAGCTGATAATGACGGACCATTACCTTACGGTTACATAGATGATAGAGATATCCTTTGGTCTAAAGTGGTGTGGGAGTATGTGGATTTGAATGAGAAAATTAATTTACCATTCTATTATCCTATAGATACTAACAACATTAGCTCTAGTAGAAGATCTCTTTATGACACTTTGTTAAGAGGTATTAAAAGTGGAGAAATTGCCGATGTTTACGACGATTCTTATTTTGAGAACAAATTGACTTTTAAAGAAATTGAAGGGCGTTTGTCTAGAATTGATACAAGTGATGCCGGTTACGAATTATTAAATCAAGGTGAGTCAATTACTGATGAATATGTAGATAGAATTGATTTAACTTCTGGTGATATTTCTGGTCTTAAAATTAAGGGTGTGTGGTATTTCGACAAAAGACAAGGTGAATTAAAGTACCGATTATTAGGTATTGCACCTGTTGCTCCCGATGTTAATTTTATGGGTACTGGCGAATCTAGTATGGAAGAACTTGTAGAATTATTCTGGGTATGGTATCCAGGAGCTAGAGAAATAACTCATGAAATGAAAGTGTTTAACAACAAAAACTCTGCGTTCCCATTATCTTATGATCATTTATTAAATGCTCGTCGTTTTGTGGCTAGTATTTACAGAGAAGAGAACATATATGGTAACAGAGATGTTGCAGAATACATAAAAGGAAATGCGTTATTTCAAGTGCTAGAAGCTGATAGATTGAAAGAAGATATCAGAAATAAAGAACTAGACATGTGGAATTACTAA
- a CDS encoding 2-oxoglutarate dehydrogenase E1 component yields MDRFSFLNAAHTGFIEDLYHKYLSNPDSVEPSWRSFFQGYDLANTDYSLNGETSVSDVKVPEHVFKEFRVIELMNGYRSRGHLFTKTNPVRERRKYEPTLAIENFGLSEDDLDTVFDAGEVLNIGSKKLRDIIKHLEAIYCDSIGVEYMYIRKPEVIKWWQEKLNKNDNHAKYDVEKKKYILSKLNQAVTFEQFLQTKYVGQKRFSLEGGEALIPAISNMLYQAVNKHQLEECVVGMAHRGRLNTLTNIFRKPVRELFSEFEGKDFEDDSIDGDVKYHMGLTLNKTYQNGKGIKMNLVPNPSHLETVDAVAEGITRAKIDRKYNGDSSKIVPILIHGDAAIAGQGIVYEVIQMAKLNGYKTGGTIHIVVNNQIGFTTNYLDARSSTYCTDVGKVTLSPVLHVNADDAEAVVHATEMALEFRMKFQRDVFIDLLGYRKYGHNEGDEPRFTQPTLYKAIAKHSNPKDIYVSRLLEENVVDEAYVEKLKDDYKSMLEREYEKSKKDESSVVKPFMESTWQGFIRADEKDMLKTINTAYAEKKLKGIADVISHVPEGANFVRKAVRILNDRAKMIDADKLDWGLAETLAYGSLLEEGFNVRISGQDVERGTFSHRHAILRDEVTEERINLLNSNSNNKGVMTIYNSLLSEYGVLGFDYGYAMAHPNTLTIWEAQFGDFSNGAQIIFDQYMSAAEDKWKLQNGIVVLLPHGYEGQGSEHSSARIERYLQLCAMHNMTVTNCTTPANFYHLLRRQMKRNYRKPLIVFTPKSLLRHPKAVSNLNDLAKGEFQTVIDDTVTKDKVKKLVFCTGKVYYDLLAEREELKREDVALVRIEQLFPLDLEKIQRIINQYKNVKRYVWAQEEPENMGAWSYMLQRFTLVKLEVASRPFYAVPAAGSSARFKRRQQRVLDLVFDKK; encoded by the coding sequence ATGGATAGGTTTTCGTTTTTAAATGCAGCTCACACAGGTTTTATTGAAGATTTGTATCATAAATACTTGTCAAATCCTGATTCGGTAGAACCCAGTTGGAGAAGCTTTTTTCAAGGTTACGATCTGGCCAATACCGATTACAGTTTAAATGGAGAAACTAGTGTGTCTGATGTTAAAGTGCCAGAACATGTATTTAAAGAATTTCGGGTTATAGAATTAATGAACGGTTATCGTTCCAGAGGTCATTTATTTACCAAAACAAACCCTGTTAGAGAACGTAGAAAGTACGAACCTACTCTGGCGATAGAAAATTTTGGATTGTCTGAAGATGATTTAGATACGGTTTTTGATGCAGGCGAAGTTTTAAATATAGGTAGCAAAAAGCTAAGAGACATTATAAAGCACTTAGAAGCAATTTACTGTGATTCTATTGGTGTTGAATATATGTATATCCGAAAGCCCGAAGTGATAAAGTGGTGGCAGGAAAAATTAAATAAAAATGACAACCACGCAAAATATGATGTTGAAAAGAAAAAATATATTCTTTCCAAATTAAATCAGGCGGTTACTTTTGAGCAATTTTTACAGACCAAATATGTAGGTCAAAAACGTTTTTCTCTCGAAGGGGGTGAAGCTCTTATCCCTGCTATTAGCAATATGCTTTATCAAGCAGTAAATAAGCATCAATTAGAAGAATGTGTGGTGGGTATGGCACATAGAGGGAGGCTAAATACATTGACCAATATTTTCAGAAAACCCGTTAGAGAATTGTTCAGTGAATTTGAAGGTAAAGATTTTGAAGATGATTCTATCGATGGCGATGTAAAATACCATATGGGTTTAACGTTGAACAAAACCTATCAAAATGGTAAGGGAATTAAGATGAACTTAGTGCCTAATCCTTCTCATTTAGAGACAGTTGATGCAGTTGCTGAAGGAATTACTAGAGCAAAAATAGACAGGAAATACAATGGTGATTCCTCAAAAATAGTACCCATTTTAATACATGGGGATGCTGCCATTGCAGGTCAAGGTATTGTTTATGAAGTGATACAGATGGCTAAATTGAATGGTTATAAAACGGGAGGCACAATTCATATCGTAGTTAATAATCAAATTGGTTTTACCACAAATTATCTGGATGCACGCTCTAGTACTTATTGTACTGATGTTGGTAAAGTAACATTGTCACCGGTATTGCATGTTAATGCTGATGATGCTGAAGCGGTTGTCCATGCAACAGAAATGGCATTAGAATTTAGAATGAAATTTCAACGTGATGTTTTTATTGACCTGTTAGGATATAGAAAATATGGACATAACGAAGGTGATGAACCACGTTTTACCCAACCAACATTATACAAAGCCATTGCTAAGCATAGTAACCCAAAAGATATTTATGTTTCTAGATTACTAGAAGAAAATGTTGTTGATGAGGCTTATGTAGAAAAGTTGAAGGACGACTATAAATCTATGTTAGAAAGGGAATATGAGAAATCAAAGAAAGACGAGTCTTCTGTTGTAAAGCCTTTTATGGAAAGTACTTGGCAAGGTTTTATACGTGCAGATGAGAAGGATATGCTAAAGACAATTAATACTGCTTATGCTGAAAAGAAATTAAAAGGAATTGCTGATGTAATTTCGCATGTGCCTGAAGGTGCTAACTTTGTTAGAAAAGCAGTACGAATTTTAAATGACAGAGCAAAAATGATTGATGCCGACAAGCTGGATTGGGGCTTAGCGGAGACATTAGCTTATGGCTCTCTTTTAGAAGAAGGATTTAATGTGCGGATTTCTGGTCAAGATGTAGAGCGAGGTACATTCAGTCATAGACATGCTATTTTGCGTGATGAAGTTACAGAAGAACGTATCAACTTGTTAAATAGTAATTCAAACAATAAAGGTGTTATGACCATTTATAATTCTTTGTTGTCTGAATATGGCGTTTTGGGTTTTGACTACGGTTACGCTATGGCTCATCCAAATACATTGACGATTTGGGAAGCACAGTTTGGCGATTTTAGTAATGGTGCCCAAATTATATTTGACCAATATATGTCCGCTGCCGAAGATAAATGGAAACTCCAAAACGGTATTGTGGTTTTATTGCCTCATGGTTATGAGGGTCAGGGTTCTGAGCATTCTTCTGCAAGAATAGAGCGTTATTTACAATTATGTGCCATGCACAATATGACTGTGACAAATTGTACAACACCTGCTAATTTCTATCATTTATTACGTCGTCAAATGAAAAGAAATTACAGAAAACCTTTAATAGTTTTTACGCCTAAAAGTTTGTTGCGTCATCCTAAAGCGGTATCTAACCTGAACGATTTGGCCAAAGGTGAATTTCAAACTGTGATTGACGATACTGTAACTAAGGACAAGGTAAAGAAATTAGTATTTTGTACCGGTAAAGTTTATTATGATTTATTGGCAGAACGTGAAGAATTAAAAAGAGAGGATGTCGCTCTAGTTCGAATAGAGCAATTATTTCCACTAGATTTAGAAAAAATACAGCGTATTATAAATCAGTATAAAAATGTAAAAAGATACGTTTGGGCTCAAGAAGAACCAGAAAATATGGGAGCTTGGAGTTATATGTTGCAACGCTTTACATTGGTGAAATTAGAAGTTGCTAGCAGACCGTTTTATGCCGTACCTGCCGCTGGTTCTAGTGCTAGGTTTAAGAGAAGGCAACAACGCGTATTGGATTTGGTTTTTGATAAAAAATAG
- a CDS encoding HEAT repeat domain-containing protein, whose amino-acid sequence MAFYDLSKDERTLLVDKINKQVIEGISSNNVAQIINHASDEDTYIRKTAYQAIGKVYNANRNLRSTIINILEKLLKSDNEKIRQTTINAAGEIGKFHFIEVQPFFDIGLFDEHHSVRNVVIGSVKKMGEINPKPVFNWANHYLEHPNKEIRREICHGIELRGRKYPQDILPMLAKLQFDETSRVRNTLIHVLGQIAYKKGCLATVVNHLKTWKNKELVNEALDEIVDVHKRYKNFAALTQQEAIDYIDKNFKNLT is encoded by the coding sequence ATGGCCTTTTATGATTTATCAAAAGATGAACGTACCCTATTGGTTGACAAAATCAATAAACAAGTTATTGAAGGTATTTCTAGTAATAATGTAGCTCAAATTATTAACCATGCTTCCGATGAGGATACTTATATTAGAAAGACTGCCTATCAAGCCATAGGAAAGGTATATAATGCAAACAGAAATCTTAGATCAACCATAATAAATATTCTAGAAAAATTATTGAAATCGGACAATGAAAAAATAAGACAGACTACAATTAATGCTGCTGGAGAAATTGGAAAATTTCATTTTATAGAAGTACAACCATTTTTTGATATTGGCTTGTTTGACGAACATCATTCTGTAAGAAATGTCGTTATTGGTTCAGTTAAAAAAATGGGAGAAATAAACCCAAAACCTGTATTTAATTGGGCAAACCACTATCTTGAACATCCAAACAAAGAAATAAGACGAGAAATTTGTCATGGAATAGAATTAAGAGGACGAAAATACCCTCAGGATATACTACCAATGTTAGCTAAATTACAATTTGACGAAACTTCGAGGGTTCGAAATACACTTATTCATGTTTTGGGTCAAATAGCCTACAAAAAAGGTTGTTTAGCAACTGTGGTTAACCATTTAAAAACTTGGAAAAATAAAGAATTGGTAAATGAAGCATTAGACGAAATTGTTGATGTGCACAAACGTTATAAAAATTTTGCCGCTTTAACACAACAAGAAGCTATTGATTATATTGATAAAAATTTTAAAAATTTAACTTAA